The following coding sequences are from one Arachis hypogaea cultivar Tifrunner chromosome 7, arahy.Tifrunner.gnm2.J5K5, whole genome shotgun sequence window:
- the LOC112703873 gene encoding receptor-like protein 9DC3, giving the protein MAGITYQDYEDPMIARIKGVSVTFGKIPNGFAIIDLSENKFEGEIPDVFGELQALISLNLSHNSLIGPIPRSLGNLTNLESLDLSSNMFDGKIPAELTNMNFLAFLNLSNNHLEGSIPRGGQFDTFSNNSYEENLGLSGLPLSVQCNNDVPQQQCPSSEVEDKFGFGWKPVAIGYACGMVLGIGLGCCVFSIGKPQWLVIIFEGKRMKKRSRRNRHARTT; this is encoded by the coding sequence ATGGCGGGAATCACGTATCAAGATTATGAGGATCCtatgattgcaagaattaaaggagtcAGTGTCACTTTTGGGAAAATTCCAAATGGCTTTGCAATTATTGATTTGTCAGAAAACAAATTTGAAGGAGAGATTCCAGATGTGTTTGGAGAGCTTCAAGCACTCATAAGCCTCAACCTTTCACATAACAGCCTCATTGGTCCTATTCCTCGCTCTCTGGGAAATTTGACAAACCTCGAATCATTAGACCTCTCCTCAAATATGTTTGATGGGAAAATTCCTGCTGAACTGACCAATATGAACTTTCTAGCATTCTTGAATCTTTCCAACAATCATCTCGAGGGATCAATACCTAGAGGAGGACAATTTGATACATTTTCAAACAATTCTTATGAGGAAAACTTGGGGCTATCTGGATTGCCATTGTCAGTTCAATGCAATAATGATGTCCCTCAACAACAATGTCCATCTTCTGAGGTTGAAGACAAATTTGGGTTTGGATGGAAACCAGTGGCAATAGGATATGCATGTGGAATGGTACTTGGAATTGGCTTGGGATGTTGTGTTTTCTCAATTGGAAAGCCTCAATGGCTTGTGATCATCTTTGAAggcaaaagaatgaaaaagagaagCCGTAGAAACCGGCATGCAAGAACAACTTAA
- the LOC112703874 gene encoding receptor-like protein 9DC3 produces MGYSMLLVLRVMLCLHMFMMFHFACLSSHSCHPDESSALLHFKTELNNFDEHFSCDHYAECLCLHADPKTRAWQNGTDCCSWMGVTCHSVSGHVIGLDLSCRRFVGNIDPNSTLFKLTHLHTLNLAYNHFYGSQLSSQFGQLVSLTHLNLSHCWFEGDIPSQISHLSKLQSLDLSWNYALSLKETTWKRLLQNTTSLREVVLDDTDMSSIECGFEGPIPSSFFNLTHLASLILRVNAFNGSIPSSISNLQHLTHLDLSGKELSGSIPSSLSNLHGLVYLDLSGNIELSGLIPSSFSNLHHLVYLDLSSSNLSGQIPNMFDRLTNLKTLFLWGNNFEGKLPSSLFTLTQLSVLDCSENKIEGSLPDKVAFSNLTHLILHDNLLNGTIPWWVLSFKSLRSLDLSNNRFTGHINEITSYSLEYLDLCNNKLQGNVPESIFDLVNLSNLCLSQHNWNDTVHFSLFSKLQKLSHLSLSGCNSLALGSETSVNYTFSNLQALQLRSNNIIGYSTFSGNFSDLEFLELSNSKLEGKIPQWIHDLDSLHHLILSNNLLTSMGQFSWYQLEDLDLSFNLMDDDISSFFCNATLLSDINLSHNRFIGTFPQCLANSSTPEVLDLQMNKLHGNLPDTLNSLELFALILNCNQFKGLLPKSLSNSMYLLELNLGNNQFEDTFPYWLQNISVLEILILQGNKLYGPIANLKSENMFQSLIVFDISCNNISGLLPKAYITNFQAMKIVDDEVLSSDYYIDTGFHLGGDGIIEVEKDHSMTSIIKGVSTTFSKIPGDFVNIDLSGNKFEGEIPDVIGELHILKYLNLSHNRLVGHIPHSLGNLANLESLDLSSNMLTGNIPTELTNLNFLEVLNLSQNQLVGPIPRGKQFDTFSNDSYEGNMGLCGLPLSIQCNNNVPLQQDPPSEAEDKFGFGWKPVAIGYACGMVLGIGLGFCVFSIGKPQWLVIIFGGKRRSHGNRRARITLFQLMVVM; encoded by the exons ATGGGTTATTCCATGTTGTTGGTTCTTAGAGTGATGTTGTGTTTGCACATGTTTATGATGTTCCATTTTGCATGTTTGTCTTCACATTCATGCCATCCCGATGAGAGTTCTGCTTTGCTTCACTTCAAGACCGAACTCAATAATTTTGATGAACACTTCTCATGTGATCATTATGCTGAATGTCTCTGCCTCCATGCTGATCCAAAGACGAGGGCATGGCAAAATGGGACAGATTGTTGCTCATGGATGGGTGTCACGTGTCATTCTGTGTCTGGTCACGTGATTGGCCTTGATCTCAGTTGCAGAAGATTTGTAGGTAATATTGATCCTAACAGCACTCTTTTCAAGCTTACTCATCTCCATACACTCAACCTTGCTTACAATCATTTCTATGGTTCTCAATTGTCATCTCAGTTTGGTCAACTTGTGAGTCTCACACACTTGAATTTATCACATTGTTGGTTTGAAGGTGATATTCCTTCTCAAATCTCACATCTTTCTAAATTACAATCACTTGATCTCTCTTGGAATTATGCTTTATCTTTGAAAGAAACCACTTGGAAGAGGTTGCTGCAAAACACAACATCTTTGAGAGAGGTTGTATTGGATGATACAGACATGTCTTCAATTG AATGTGGTTTTGAAGGGCCTATCCCTTCATCATTCTTTAATCTAACACATCTTGCTTCCTTGATTTTGAGGGTAAATGCCTTCAACGGTTCAATTCCATCATCAATTTCAAACCTTCAGCACCTCACTCATTTAGATCTTTCAGGGAAAGAACTCAGTGGTTCAATCCCATCATCACTTTCAAACCTTCATGGTCTTGTTTACTTGGATCTTTCAGGAAATATTGAACTCAGTGGTTTAATCCCATCATCATTTTCAAACCTTCATCATCTTGTTTACTTGGATCTTTCATCAAGTAATCTTAGTGGACAAATTCCAAATATGTTTGACAGGCTAACCAACTTGAAAACTTTGTTCCTTTGGGGTAACAATTTTGAAGGAAAGTTGCCATCCTCATTATTTACCTTAACTCAACTCTCTGTGTTGGACTGTTCTGAAAATAAAATTGAGGGGTCACTGCCTGATAAAGTAGCCTTTTCAAATCTCACCCACTTAATCCTACATGACAACTTGTTAAATGGGACAATTCCTTGGTGGGTTTTATCATTCAAGTCTTTGAGATCTTTGGATCTATCAAATAATCGATTCACAGGCCACATAAATGAAATTACATCATATTCCTTGGAGTATCTAGACTTGTGCAACAATAAGCTCCAAGGAAACGTTCCAGAATCGATTTTTGATCTTGTAAACCTTTCAAATTTGTGCTTATCACAACACAACTGGAATGATACTGTCCACTTTTCACTCTTCTCTAAACTCCAAAAGTTGAGCCATCTTTCCCTTTCTGGCTGCAATTCATTAGCGCTAGGTTCTGAAACAAGTGTTAATTACACTTTCTCCAATTTGCAGGCACTACAGTTGCGTTCAAACAATATTATTGGTTATTCAACATTCTCTGGAAACTTTTCAGACTTAGAGTTTCTTGAATTATCCAATAGTAAACTTGAAGGAAAAATTCCACAATGGATACATGATTTAGATTCATTACATCATTTGATTCTCTCAAATAACTTGTTGACATCAATGGGTCAATTCTCATGGTATCAACTTGAAGACCTTGATCTTAGTTTCAACTTGATGGATGATGacatttcttccttcttttgcaaTGCAACACTTCTGAGTGATATCAACTTGTCCCACAACCGATTCATAGGAACATTTCCACAGTGCCTTGCCAATAGCTCAACCCCTGAGGTTTTGGATCTACAAATGAACAAACTTCATGGCAATTTACCAGATACTTTAAATAGTCTTGAACTGTTTGCACTGATTCTCAATTGCAACCAGTTCAAAGGTTTATTGCCAAAATCTTTGTCCAATTCCATGTATCTTCTGGAATTGAATCTCGGTAATAATCAATTTGAAGATACATTTCCCTATTGGCTTCAGAATATATCAGTTTTGGAAATACTAATCTTGCAAGGCAATAAGTTGTATGGTCCCATTGCAAATTTGAAGTCTGAAAATATGTTTCAAAGTTTGATTGTTTTTGACATATCATGCAATAACATTAGTGGCTTATTACCAAAAGCATACATAACAAATTTTCAAGCCATGAAGATTGTGGATGATGAAGTGCTTAGTTCGGATTATTACATTGACACTGGTTTCCACCTTGGAGgagatggaattattgaagtagAAAAAGATCATTCTATGACTTCAATAATTAAAGGAGTTAgtaccactttttcaaaaattcctggAGACTTTGTAAATATAGATTTGTCAGGAAACAAATTTGAAGGAGAGATTCCAGATGTTATTGGAGAGCTTCATATACTCAAATATCTCAATCTTTCACATAACAGACTTGTTGGTCATATTCCCCACTCTTTGGGAAATTTGGCGAATCTGGAATCATTGGATCTCTCCTCAAATATGCTTACTGGGAATATTCCTACTGAATTGACAAATCTGAACTTTCTTGAAGTCTTGAATCTTTCCCAAAATCAATTGGTGGGACCAATACCCAGAGGAAAACAGTTTGATACATTTTCAAACGATTCCTATGAGGGTAACATGGGGCTATGTGGATTGCCATTGTCAATTCAATGCAACAACAATGTCCCTTTGCAACAAGATCCACCTTCTGAGGCTGAAGACAAATTTGGGTTTGGTTGGAAACCAGTGGCAATAGGATATGCATGTGGAATGGTGCTTGGAATTGGGTTGGGATTTTGTGTTTTCTCAATTGGAAAGCCTCAATGGCTTGTGATCATCTTTGGAGGCAAAAGAAGGAGCCATGGAAATCGGCGTGCAAGAATCACTCTGTTTCAGCTTATGGTTGTAATGTAA